A window from Candidatus Binataceae bacterium encodes these proteins:
- a CDS encoding M1 family aminopeptidase — translation MLKPRFLDQMAMELGDRYAFTSMARGRRSFQPDHVEPKWPRDRAADITHVCVKITLDFDRRAIVGTATHKLAAITDGVESLEFDAAEMKIHGVRVGSRNASFDVDDGKLRIALPSALKAGEESEVAIDYMAFPRRGLYFVGPDEAYPNKPAQAWTQGEDEDSRYWFPCYDYPNNRTTSEVIATVPERFTAVSNGALIATTADAAARTRTFHWRHDVPHSVYLMSLAAGEFTLIEERAGDVPVQYYCQPGHEDDARRAFGNTPKMIEFFARRIGVPYPYAKYAQVAVNDFIFGGMENTSATTQTADTMHDARAHIDFKSDPLVAHELAHQWWGDLLTCRDWAHAWLNEGFATYFEALWCEENLGADEFAWNVRQDREGYLDEDTNRYRRPVVCNRYRAPIELFDRHLYEKGSLILHMLRRLVGDELFFKSLNLYCTRHRGQNVITQDLQRAFEDATGRNLDFFFDQWVYKEGHPEIEVTSSFDDKRKLASVTVKQTQKTGEKIGLFRFPVTIALMDAEGNETRHRVEIKEKEQVFNFVLDKAPKAVRFDPEYDVLKTLKHKRSREALTLALKHAPEAIGRGGAARELGKEGSPQAVDALREALLNDKFWGVQADAAAALGAIKTEAALHALLEGLNAKHPKARRAVVRGLGEFRNNEHAASALIERLEEGDESYFVEAEAALALGKTRDARAFDSLKTTIHRDSYLDTIRAHSLAGMAELRDERAIPVAHDFMAYGMPPRARVAAIGTLARFGARLENRRDEILDWLTPLGDDREFMVRMRLPGALEEIGDTRGLGPVRRLAERDLDGRIQRRANEAITAISEGRSRVQEGDRLRTDVEKLREDNRKLQERLEKLEALSRAKEE, via the coding sequence ATGCTGAAGCCGCGTTTTCTCGATCAGATGGCGATGGAACTGGGCGACCGATATGCGTTCACCTCTATGGCGCGCGGGCGCCGATCCTTTCAACCCGACCACGTCGAACCGAAATGGCCGCGCGATCGCGCCGCCGATATCACGCACGTCTGCGTGAAGATCACCCTCGATTTCGATCGCCGCGCGATCGTCGGCACCGCGACGCACAAGCTGGCCGCGATCACCGACGGTGTTGAGTCGCTCGAATTCGATGCGGCCGAAATGAAGATTCACGGTGTGCGCGTCGGATCCAGGAATGCCTCGTTCGACGTTGACGACGGCAAGTTGCGGATCGCGCTGCCGTCGGCTCTGAAAGCGGGCGAGGAGAGCGAGGTCGCGATCGACTATATGGCGTTCCCGCGCCGCGGCCTCTACTTCGTCGGCCCCGACGAGGCATATCCCAACAAACCCGCGCAGGCATGGACGCAGGGCGAGGACGAGGATTCGCGCTACTGGTTTCCCTGCTACGACTACCCGAACAATCGCACGACCAGTGAAGTGATCGCGACCGTGCCGGAGCGCTTCACCGCCGTGTCCAACGGCGCGCTGATCGCGACGACAGCAGACGCTGCTGCGCGCACGCGCACCTTTCATTGGCGCCACGACGTGCCGCATTCCGTGTACCTGATGTCGCTGGCGGCGGGCGAGTTCACGCTTATCGAAGAGCGCGCGGGCGACGTTCCAGTGCAGTACTACTGCCAGCCGGGACACGAGGACGATGCGCGCCGAGCGTTTGGCAATACGCCGAAAATGATCGAGTTTTTCGCGCGGCGTATCGGCGTGCCCTATCCCTACGCCAAGTATGCGCAGGTCGCGGTCAACGATTTTATTTTCGGCGGGATGGAGAACACGTCCGCCACCACGCAGACCGCGGACACGATGCACGATGCGCGCGCGCATATCGATTTCAAGAGCGATCCGCTGGTCGCCCACGAGCTGGCGCATCAATGGTGGGGCGATCTGCTCACTTGCCGCGACTGGGCGCACGCATGGCTCAACGAGGGCTTCGCGACTTATTTCGAGGCGCTGTGGTGCGAGGAAAACCTGGGCGCTGACGAGTTTGCCTGGAACGTGCGCCAGGATCGCGAGGGCTACCTCGACGAAGACACGAATCGTTACCGGCGGCCGGTGGTATGCAATCGCTATCGCGCGCCGATCGAGCTCTTCGATCGTCATCTGTACGAGAAGGGCAGCCTGATTTTGCACATGCTGCGGCGACTGGTCGGCGATGAGCTCTTTTTCAAATCGCTCAATCTCTACTGCACGCGCCATCGTGGGCAGAACGTCATCACGCAGGATTTGCAGCGCGCCTTCGAGGATGCGACCGGGCGCAACCTCGATTTCTTCTTCGACCAATGGGTCTACAAGGAAGGTCATCCCGAAATCGAAGTGACAAGCAGTTTCGACGACAAGCGCAAGCTCGCGTCGGTGACCGTGAAGCAGACTCAAAAGACGGGCGAAAAGATCGGGCTCTTCAGATTTCCCGTGACGATCGCGCTGATGGACGCCGAGGGCAACGAGACGCGTCATCGTGTGGAAATCAAAGAGAAGGAACAAGTCTTCAACTTCGTCCTCGACAAGGCGCCGAAGGCCGTACGCTTCGATCCCGAGTACGACGTGCTGAAAACGCTCAAACACAAGCGCTCGCGCGAGGCGCTGACGCTCGCGCTGAAGCATGCGCCGGAAGCGATCGGGCGAGGCGGCGCGGCGCGCGAGCTTGGCAAGGAAGGCAGCCCGCAGGCGGTAGATGCGCTCCGCGAGGCTCTGCTTAATGACAAGTTCTGGGGCGTACAGGCCGATGCCGCGGCGGCTCTGGGAGCCATCAAAACGGAGGCCGCGCTTCACGCTCTGCTCGAAGGCCTCAACGCGAAGCATCCCAAGGCGCGGCGCGCCGTGGTGCGGGGGCTCGGCGAGTTTCGCAACAACGAGCACGCGGCGTCGGCGCTGATCGAGCGTCTCGAAGAAGGCGACGAGAGCTACTTCGTAGAGGCCGAGGCGGCGCTCGCACTCGGCAAGACGCGCGATGCGCGCGCATTCGACAGTCTCAAGACCACGATTCATCGCGATTCGTATCTCGATACGATTCGCGCCCACAGCCTGGCCGGGATGGCCGAGCTGCGCGACGAGCGCGCGATTCCGGTGGCGCATGATTTCATGGCATACGGAATGCCGCCGCGCGCGCGCGTCGCCGCGATCGGCACGCTCGCTCGCTTCGGCGCGCGGCTCGAAAATCGCCGCGACGAAATTCTCGACTGGCTGACGCCGCTCGGCGACGATCGCGAGTTCATGGTGCGGATGCGACTACCGGGTGCGCTCGAGGAAATCGGCGACACACGCGGCCTCGGACCAGTGCGGCGGCTCGCGGAGCGCGATCTCGACGGCAGAATCCAGCGCCGCGCCAACGAGGCGATCACCGCGATCAGCGAAGGCCGCTCGCGAGTGCAGGAAGGCGATCGCCTGCGCACCGACGTCGAGAAGCTGCGCGAGGACAATCGCAAACTCCAGGAGCGCCTCGAAAAGCTCGAAGCACTGAGCCGCGCCAAAGAA